In Citrus sinensis cultivar Valencia sweet orange chromosome 4, DVS_A1.0, whole genome shotgun sequence, one DNA window encodes the following:
- the LOC107177996 gene encoding uncharacterized protein LOC107177996 — protein sequence MAKSESPDIEVGKMYFRYADHFPGRILSMCMLSSVVKAIEKKLTKRQLSMFKKDIFGHFLECRSFPFSGVILHNLLLQQVAHEEDSREDQLWFQIGKHLIRLSIVEWCLVTGLSFGVDTNQENDEMEQRLRNTYFGGVHRKINVKQFDAVFKELKFEEMDDMDALKIALFYFADRVLNARKNHCQINFDWLDQVDDIQYFRKHPWGLLSWEMIYESLDNALF from the coding sequence atggcgaaatcagaatcaccGGATATTGAAGTAGGCAAGATGTATTTTCGTTATGCTGATCACTTTCCTGGTCGAATTTTGAGCATGTGTATGTTATCTTCGGTCGTAAAAGCCatcgagaaaaaattaacaaagcggCAGTTGAGTATGTTCAAAAAGgatatatttgggcatttTTTGGAGTGTCGAAGTTTTCCATTTAGTGGGGTAATTTTGCACAATCTTTTACTGCAGCAAGTGGCCCATGAAGAAGATAGCCGTGAGGATCAattatggtttcaaattggtAAGCATTTGATTCGCTTGTCAATTGTTGAATGGTGCTTGGTTACTGGACTTTCATTTGGTGTTGATACCaatcaagaaaatgatgaaatggagcaGAGGCTACGGAATACGTATTTTGGTGGGGTGCATCGTAAGATTAATGTGAAGCAATTCGATGCAGTATTTAAGGAGTTGAAATTCGAGGAAATGGACGATATGGACGCATTAAAGATTGCGCTGTTTTATTTTGCGGACAGAGTACTgaatgcaagaaaaaatcactgtcaaattaatttcgatTGGCTTGACCAAGTTGATGATATCCAGTACTTCCGAAAGCATCCATGGGGTCTATTGTCGTGGGAAATGATTTACGAGAGTCTTGACAATGCACTATTCTAG